From the Thermoleophilia bacterium genome, one window contains:
- a CDS encoding regulatory protein RecX produces the protein MADEVLAKALGAIGRKERTVTEMRAWLGEREVEPDEIQRVVNFLIENEALNDRKFAIEYTSDKREISGWGQTRIRETLRKRGMPEGLIQEALAQDTGESEVDRAARTLEERGVDLSDDRGKSRALGLLSRRGYSVEEAYAAIRRKDSAA, from the coding sequence ATGGCTGACGAAGTCCTGGCCAAGGCGCTGGGGGCGATCGGGCGCAAGGAGCGCACGGTCACCGAAATGCGGGCCTGGCTGGGTGAACGGGAGGTCGAGCCGGACGAGATCCAGCGGGTCGTCAACTTCCTGATCGAGAACGAGGCGCTGAACGACCGCAAGTTCGCGATCGAATACACCTCGGACAAACGTGAGATCTCCGGCTGGGGCCAAACCCGGATCCGTGAGACGTTGCGCAAACGTGGCATGCCCGAGGGCCTGATCCAGGAGGCACTGGCGCAGGACACGGGGGAGAGCGAAGTGGACCGGGCGGCACGCACGCTGGAGGAGCGCGGTGTCGATCTGAGCGACGACCGTGGCAAGAGCCGGGCCCTCGGACTGCTCTCGCGGCGCGGGTACTCCGTCGAGGAGGCCTACGCCGCAATTCGAAGAAAAGATTCCGCTGCCTGA
- the recA gene encoding recombinase RecA, translating into MGPGTEKESKARTAALDAAKSHIEKQFGAGSLMKLGDQGALDIESISTGALPLDIALGVGGIPRGRIVEIFGPESSGKTTLVYHIIAEAQKRGGVCAFVDAEHAIDPVYARRIGVNTDELLISQPDYGEQALEIVDVLTRSGAVDVVAIDSVAALTPRAELEGQMGDVTVGLQARLMSQALRKLAGNLNRANTVCLFTNQIREKIGVSFGSPETQPGGRALKFYSSQRLDIRRIETLKDGTEAVANRVRVKVVKNKVAAPFKQAEFDIEYGTGISREGSLIDLGIDHDLVQKSGSFFSYGDTRLGQGRSNSKQFLAENPDISLEIETRILESLGITRDGSSIEAAETEEVKDTKDKKEAAAPVDKKEAEAPVAIVEDALAEEKQAA; encoded by the coding sequence ATGGGCCCCGGCACCGAGAAAGAGTCCAAGGCCCGTACGGCCGCTCTCGATGCCGCCAAGAGCCACATCGAAAAGCAGTTCGGGGCCGGCTCGCTGATGAAGCTCGGTGATCAAGGTGCGTTGGACATTGAATCGATCTCAACGGGAGCCCTGCCGCTCGATATCGCGCTGGGCGTCGGTGGCATTCCCCGGGGCCGGATCGTCGAGATCTTCGGCCCGGAGTCGTCGGGCAAGACGACGCTGGTCTACCACATCATCGCCGAGGCCCAGAAGCGTGGTGGCGTCTGCGCCTTCGTCGACGCGGAACACGCGATCGACCCGGTCTACGCCCGGCGGATCGGCGTCAACACGGACGAACTGCTGATCTCCCAGCCGGATTACGGCGAGCAGGCGCTGGAAATCGTCGACGTCCTGACCCGCTCCGGCGCGGTCGACGTGGTCGCGATCGACTCGGTCGCCGCGCTGACGCCGCGGGCCGAGCTCGAAGGGCAGATGGGTGACGTCACGGTCGGCCTCCAGGCCCGGCTGATGTCACAGGCCCTGCGTAAACTGGCCGGCAATCTGAACCGGGCGAACACGGTCTGCCTGTTCACCAACCAGATCCGCGAGAAGATCGGCGTGTCGTTCGGCTCGCCGGAAACGCAGCCCGGCGGCCGTGCGCTCAAGTTCTATTCCTCGCAGCGGCTCGACATCCGCCGCATCGAGACCCTCAAGGACGGCACCGAGGCGGTGGCCAACCGGGTCCGGGTCAAGGTCGTGAAGAACAAGGTCGCCGCTCCGTTCAAGCAGGCCGAATTCGACATCGAATACGGAACGGGTATCTCCCGTGAGGGCAGCCTGATCGATCTGGGCATCGACCACGACCTGGTCCAGAAGTCCGGGTCCTTCTTCTCCTACGGCGACACCCGGCTCGGACAGGGCCGCAGCAACTCGAAGCAGTTCCTGGCCGAGAACCCGGATATCTCCCTGGAGATCGAGACCCGGATCCTCGAGTCCCTGGGCATCACCCGGGACGGCTCGTCGATCGAGGCCGCAGAGACGGAAGAAGTGAAGGACACGAAGGATAAGAAGGAAGCTGCGGCCCCGGTGGACAAGAAGGAAGCCGAGGCTCCGGTGGCGATTGTCGAAGACGCTCTGGCGGAGGAGAAGCAGGCGGCCTGA
- a CDS encoding competence/damage-inducible protein A: MVRAGVLVTGTEVLTATIVDRNGPWLSEQLTAIGIELAEILIVADHADDLLNGLEHMAGIGLDLIITTGGLGPTADDLTAEVVGRFTDRELSLDTEMEAKIAAILERFVKATPIDLAPSALNAANRKQAMIPEGAVPLDPVGTAPGLVVPGPDGLVVLVLPGPPRELQPMWKAALKQPMIEAITDRATHLNFYRLRMFGTPESELALSLREIESGGLDLDQLEVTTCLRKGEVEIDVRYRDEASVTAEGLRTELRQRHERTLYSLDGTTIDTMVAGLLQGRRLGLAESCSAGLLAARITDIPGASEYFAGGVVSYSNEAKRDLLGVDQGLLDEFGAVSPEVARAMAEGALERFEADVALSITGVAGPGGGTEEKPVGFVCFHALTADGESSALSPVIPGGRSDIRERSALVAMHLLRRLLI; this comes from the coding sequence TTGGTGCGGGCCGGCGTTCTCGTAACCGGTACGGAAGTACTCACCGCCACGATCGTCGACCGCAACGGCCCCTGGCTTTCCGAGCAGCTGACCGCGATCGGCATCGAGCTGGCCGAGATCCTGATCGTCGCCGACCACGCCGACGACTTGCTCAACGGACTGGAACACATGGCCGGTATCGGCCTCGACCTGATCATCACCACGGGCGGGCTCGGTCCGACCGCGGATGACCTGACGGCCGAGGTCGTCGGGCGCTTCACCGACCGTGAGCTTTCACTGGATACCGAGATGGAGGCGAAGATCGCGGCGATCCTCGAGCGGTTCGTCAAGGCCACGCCGATCGACCTGGCGCCGTCCGCCCTCAATGCCGCCAACCGCAAGCAGGCGATGATTCCGGAGGGCGCCGTGCCGCTGGATCCGGTCGGCACCGCGCCCGGCCTGGTCGTCCCCGGGCCGGATGGCCTGGTCGTGCTGGTGCTGCCGGGACCGCCGCGCGAGCTCCAGCCGATGTGGAAGGCCGCACTGAAACAACCGATGATTGAGGCGATCACCGACCGGGCGACGCACCTGAACTTCTACCGGCTGCGCATGTTCGGCACACCCGAGTCCGAGCTGGCGCTCAGCCTGCGGGAGATCGAATCCGGCGGCCTCGACCTCGACCAGCTCGAAGTCACGACATGCCTGCGTAAGGGTGAGGTCGAAATCGACGTGCGTTACCGCGACGAGGCCTCGGTGACCGCCGAAGGCCTGCGGACCGAGCTCAGGCAGCGCCACGAACGGACTCTTTACAGCCTCGACGGCACGACGATCGACACCATGGTTGCCGGGTTGCTCCAGGGCCGCCGCCTCGGCCTCGCCGAATCCTGCAGCGCCGGCCTGCTCGCGGCCCGGATCACCGACATCCCCGGGGCATCCGAGTATTTCGCCGGCGGCGTCGTTTCGTATTCGAATGAGGCGAAACGCGACCTGCTCGGCGTCGACCAGGGCCTGCTGGACGAGTTCGGGGCGGTTTCTCCCGAGGTGGCCCGGGCGATGGCGGAAGGAGCCCTGGAGCGGTTTGAAGCTGACGTGGCGCTCTCGATCACCGGCGTCGCCGGACCTGGTGGCGGCACCGAAGAGAAGCCGGTCGGTTTCGTCTGCTTCCACGCGCTCACCGCCGACGGGGAGTCGAGCGCGCTCAGTCCGGTGATTCCGGGCGGCCGCAGCGACATCCGGGAGCGTTCGGCCCTGGTCGCGATGCACCTGTTGCGCCGGCTGTTGATCTGA